The proteins below come from a single Acanthopagrus latus isolate v.2019 chromosome 4, fAcaLat1.1, whole genome shotgun sequence genomic window:
- the LOC119017699 gene encoding protein mono-ADP-ribosyltransferase PARP6 isoform X3 translates to MDIKGQCWTDEESDGENESEQFLYGIQCCLLQGSCAADLYRHPQLDADIEAVKDIYTDSAVSVREYGTIDDVDIDLHINIGFLDEEVATAWKVIRTEPIILRLRFSLSQYLDGPEPSVEVFQPSNKEGFSLGLQLKKILSTFTSQQWKHLSNEFLKAQQEKRHSWFKAGGTIKKFRAGLSIFSPIPKSPSFPLIQDTVLKGKLSVPELRVTRLMNRSISCTMKNPKGELFSYPPNSQTVAVPAARAPAQITTRQLIELFFSSQAGGHCKNIPTLEYGFLVQIMKYSEQRIPTLNEYCVVCDEQHVFQNGSMLKPAVCTRELCVFSFYTLGVMSGAAEEVATGAEVVDLLVAMCRAALESPRKSIIFEPYPSVVDPNDPKTLAFNPKKKNYERLQKALDSVMSIREMTQGSYLEIKKQMDKLDPLAHPLLQWIISSNRSHIVKLPLSRQLKFMHTSHQFLLLSSPPAKEARFRTAKKLYGSTFAFHGSHIENWHSVLRNGLVNASYTKLQLHGAAYGKGIYLSPISSISFGYSGMGKGQHRMPTKDELVQRYNRMNTIPQSRPIQSRFLQSRNLNCIALCEVITSKDLQKHGNIWVCPVSDHVCTRFFFVYEDGQVGDANINTQEPKVQKEIMRVIGTQIYSS, encoded by the exons ATG GACATCAAAGGCCAGTGTTGGACAGATGAGGAGTCGGACGGGGAGAACGAGTCGGAACAGTTCCTGTATGGTATTCAG TGCTGCTTGTTACAGGGGAGCTGTGCCGCCGACCTGTACCGCCATCCTCAACTGGACGCAGATATTGAGGCGGTAAAAGACATCTACACCGACAGCGCTGTCTCTGTTAG GGAGTATGGAACAATTGATGACGTGGACATCGATCTTCATATTAACATCGGTTTCTTAGAT GAGGAGGTTGCGACAGCTTGGAAAGTTATCAGAACAGAGCCCATTATTCTGAGACTGcgcttttctctttctcagtaCCTCGATGGACCTG AGCCGTCAGTGGAAGTGTTCCAGCCCTCCAATAAAGAAGGCTTCAGCCTGGGCCTGCAGCTCAAAAA GATCCTGAGCACGTTCACCTCACAGCAGTGGAAGCACCTCAGTAATGAGTTCCTCAAGGCACAGCAGGAGAAGCGGCACAGCTGGTTCAAAGCCGGAGGAACCATCAAGAAGTTCCGTGCCGGGCTCAGCATCTTCTCCCCCATACCCAa gtCTCCAAGTTTTCCTCTGATCCAAGACACGGTTTTAAAAGGGAAGCTGAGCGTCCCTGAGCTGAGAGTGACCCGCCTGATGAATCGCTCTATCTCGTGCACCATGAAGAACCCTAAAGGGGAACTCTTCAGCTATCCACCAAACAGCCAG ACTGTGGCTGTCCCGGCGGCCAGGGCCCCAGCGCAGATTACCACGAGGCAGCTGATTGAATTGTTTTTCTCATCCCAGGCCGGCGGCCACTGCAAGAACATCCCTACCTTGGAGTACGGCTTCTTAGTGCAG ATAATGAAGTACTCAGAGCAGAGGATCCCCACGCTCAACGAGTACTGCGTGGTGTGTGACGAGCAGCACGTCTTTCAGAATGGATCCATGCTGAAG CCGGCTGTGTGCACcagggagctgtgtgtgttctccttcTACACTCTGGGTGTGATgtctggagctgctgaggaAGTGGCGACCGGAGCGGAG GTggtggacctgctggtggcTATGTGTCGAGCTGCTCTCGAGTCTCCCCGCAAGAGCATCATCTTTGAGCCCTACCCATCAGTCGTGGACCCCAATGACCCCAAGACGCTTGCCTTCAACCCAAAG aagaagaattaTGAGAGACTGCAGAAAGCGTTGGACAGCGTCATGTCCATCCGGGAAATGACCCAG ggCTCATATCTAGAGATCAAGAAACAGATGGACAAACTTGACCCTCTGGCCCACCCTCTGCTACAGTG GATTATTTCCAGTAACAGGTCCCATATCGTCAAGCTGCCTCTGAGTAGG CAACTGAAATTCATGCACACCTCCCACCAGTTCCTGCTGCTCAGCAGCCCCCCGGCCAAGGAGGCTCGTTTTCGCACTGCCAAGAAGCTGTACGGCAGCACCTTCGCCTTCCA TGGTTCCCATATAGAGAACTGGCACTCTGTTCTGAGAAATGGACTAGTCAATGCCTCTTATACCAAACTGCAG CTGCATGGGGCAGCGTACGGAAAGGGCATCTATCTGAGCCCCATCTCCAGCATATCTTTTGGATACTCAG GAATGGGGAAAGGACAGCACCGCATGCCCACCAAAGATGAACTGGTGCAGCGTTACAACCGAATGAACACCATCCCACAG AGCCGTCCAATACAATCGAGGTTTCTTCAGAGTCGAAACCTGAACTGCATCGCTCTGTGCGAAG TTATCACATCGAAGGATCTGCAGAAACACGGCAACATCTGGGTGTGTCCGGTGTCCGACCACGTCTGTACTCGCttcttttttgt GTATGAGGACGGCCAAGTAGGAGATGCCAACATCAACACCCAGGAGCCTAAGGTGCAGAAGGAGATCATGCGTGTGATTGGGACCCAGATCTACTCCAGCTAA
- the LOC119017699 gene encoding protein mono-ADP-ribosyltransferase PARP6 isoform X8 encodes MDIKGQCWTDEESDGENESEQFLYGIQGSCAADLYRHPQLDADIEAVKDIYTDSAVSVREYGTIDDVDIDLHINIGFLDEEVATAWKVIRTEPIILRLRFSLSQYLDGPEPSVEVFQPSNKEGFSLGLQLKKILSTFTSQQWKHLSNEFLKAQQEKRHSWFKAGGTIKKFRAGLSIFSPIPKSPSFPLIQDTVLKGKLSVPELRVTRLMNRSISCTMKNPKGELFSYPPNSQAGGHCKNIPTLEYGFLVQIMKYSEQRIPTLNEYCVVCDEQHVFQNGSMLKPAVCTRELCVFSFYTLGVMSGAAEEVATGAEVVDLLVAMCRAALESPRKSIIFEPYPSVVDPNDPKTLAFNPKKKNYERLQKALDSVMSIREMTQGSYLEIKKQMDKLDPLAHPLLQWIISSNRSHIVKLPLSRQLKFMHTSHQFLLLSSPPAKEARFRTAKKLYGSTFAFHGSHIENWHSVLRNGLVNASYTKLQLHGAAYGKGIYLSPISSISFGYSGMGKGQHRMPTKDELVQRYNRMNTIPQSRPIQSRFLQSRNLNCIALCEVITSKDLQKHGNIWVCPVSDHVCTRFFFVYEDGQVGDANINTQEPKVQKEIMRVIGTQIYSS; translated from the exons ATG GACATCAAAGGCCAGTGTTGGACAGATGAGGAGTCGGACGGGGAGAACGAGTCGGAACAGTTCCTGTATGGTATTCAG GGGAGCTGTGCCGCCGACCTGTACCGCCATCCTCAACTGGACGCAGATATTGAGGCGGTAAAAGACATCTACACCGACAGCGCTGTCTCTGTTAG GGAGTATGGAACAATTGATGACGTGGACATCGATCTTCATATTAACATCGGTTTCTTAGAT GAGGAGGTTGCGACAGCTTGGAAAGTTATCAGAACAGAGCCCATTATTCTGAGACTGcgcttttctctttctcagtaCCTCGATGGACCTG AGCCGTCAGTGGAAGTGTTCCAGCCCTCCAATAAAGAAGGCTTCAGCCTGGGCCTGCAGCTCAAAAA GATCCTGAGCACGTTCACCTCACAGCAGTGGAAGCACCTCAGTAATGAGTTCCTCAAGGCACAGCAGGAGAAGCGGCACAGCTGGTTCAAAGCCGGAGGAACCATCAAGAAGTTCCGTGCCGGGCTCAGCATCTTCTCCCCCATACCCAa gtCTCCAAGTTTTCCTCTGATCCAAGACACGGTTTTAAAAGGGAAGCTGAGCGTCCCTGAGCTGAGAGTGACCCGCCTGATGAATCGCTCTATCTCGTGCACCATGAAGAACCCTAAAGGGGAACTCTTCAGCTATCCACCAAACAGCCAG GCCGGCGGCCACTGCAAGAACATCCCTACCTTGGAGTACGGCTTCTTAGTGCAG ATAATGAAGTACTCAGAGCAGAGGATCCCCACGCTCAACGAGTACTGCGTGGTGTGTGACGAGCAGCACGTCTTTCAGAATGGATCCATGCTGAAG CCGGCTGTGTGCACcagggagctgtgtgtgttctccttcTACACTCTGGGTGTGATgtctggagctgctgaggaAGTGGCGACCGGAGCGGAG GTggtggacctgctggtggcTATGTGTCGAGCTGCTCTCGAGTCTCCCCGCAAGAGCATCATCTTTGAGCCCTACCCATCAGTCGTGGACCCCAATGACCCCAAGACGCTTGCCTTCAACCCAAAG aagaagaattaTGAGAGACTGCAGAAAGCGTTGGACAGCGTCATGTCCATCCGGGAAATGACCCAG ggCTCATATCTAGAGATCAAGAAACAGATGGACAAACTTGACCCTCTGGCCCACCCTCTGCTACAGTG GATTATTTCCAGTAACAGGTCCCATATCGTCAAGCTGCCTCTGAGTAGG CAACTGAAATTCATGCACACCTCCCACCAGTTCCTGCTGCTCAGCAGCCCCCCGGCCAAGGAGGCTCGTTTTCGCACTGCCAAGAAGCTGTACGGCAGCACCTTCGCCTTCCA TGGTTCCCATATAGAGAACTGGCACTCTGTTCTGAGAAATGGACTAGTCAATGCCTCTTATACCAAACTGCAG CTGCATGGGGCAGCGTACGGAAAGGGCATCTATCTGAGCCCCATCTCCAGCATATCTTTTGGATACTCAG GAATGGGGAAAGGACAGCACCGCATGCCCACCAAAGATGAACTGGTGCAGCGTTACAACCGAATGAACACCATCCCACAG AGCCGTCCAATACAATCGAGGTTTCTTCAGAGTCGAAACCTGAACTGCATCGCTCTGTGCGAAG TTATCACATCGAAGGATCTGCAGAAACACGGCAACATCTGGGTGTGTCCGGTGTCCGACCACGTCTGTACTCGCttcttttttgt GTATGAGGACGGCCAAGTAGGAGATGCCAACATCAACACCCAGGAGCCTAAGGTGCAGAAGGAGATCATGCGTGTGATTGGGACCCAGATCTACTCCAGCTAA
- the LOC119017699 gene encoding protein mono-ADP-ribosyltransferase PARP6 isoform X7, giving the protein MDIKGQCWTDEESDGENESEQFLYGIQCCLLQGSCAADLYRHPQLDADIEAVKDIYTDSAVSVREYGTIDDVDIDLHINIGFLDEEVATAWKVIRTEPIILRLRFSLSQYLDGPEPSVEVFQPSNKEGFSLGLQLKKILSTFTSQQWKHLSNEFLKAQQEKRHSWFKAGGTIKKFRAGLSIFSPIPKSPSFPLIQDTVLKGKLSVPELRVTRLMNRSISCTMKNPKGELFSYPPNSQAGGHCKNIPTLEYGFLVQIMKYSEQRIPTLNEYCVVCDEQHVFQNGSMLKPAVCTRELCVFSFYTLGVMSGAAEEVATGAEVVDLLVAMCRAALESPRKSIIFEPYPSVVDPNDPKTLAFNPKKKNYERLQKALDSVMSIREMTQGSYLEIKKQMDKLDPLAHPLLQWIISSNRSHIVKLPLSRQLKFMHTSHQFLLLSSPPAKEARFRTAKKLYGSTFAFHGSHIENWHSVLRNGLVNASYTKLQLHGAAYGKGIYLSPISSISFGYSGMGKGQHRMPTKDELVQRYNRMNTIPQSRPIQSRFLQSRNLNCIALCEVITSKDLQKHGNIWVCPVSDHVCTRFFFVYEDGQVGDANINTQEPKVQKEIMRVIGTQIYSS; this is encoded by the exons ATG GACATCAAAGGCCAGTGTTGGACAGATGAGGAGTCGGACGGGGAGAACGAGTCGGAACAGTTCCTGTATGGTATTCAG TGCTGCTTGTTACAGGGGAGCTGTGCCGCCGACCTGTACCGCCATCCTCAACTGGACGCAGATATTGAGGCGGTAAAAGACATCTACACCGACAGCGCTGTCTCTGTTAG GGAGTATGGAACAATTGATGACGTGGACATCGATCTTCATATTAACATCGGTTTCTTAGAT GAGGAGGTTGCGACAGCTTGGAAAGTTATCAGAACAGAGCCCATTATTCTGAGACTGcgcttttctctttctcagtaCCTCGATGGACCTG AGCCGTCAGTGGAAGTGTTCCAGCCCTCCAATAAAGAAGGCTTCAGCCTGGGCCTGCAGCTCAAAAA GATCCTGAGCACGTTCACCTCACAGCAGTGGAAGCACCTCAGTAATGAGTTCCTCAAGGCACAGCAGGAGAAGCGGCACAGCTGGTTCAAAGCCGGAGGAACCATCAAGAAGTTCCGTGCCGGGCTCAGCATCTTCTCCCCCATACCCAa gtCTCCAAGTTTTCCTCTGATCCAAGACACGGTTTTAAAAGGGAAGCTGAGCGTCCCTGAGCTGAGAGTGACCCGCCTGATGAATCGCTCTATCTCGTGCACCATGAAGAACCCTAAAGGGGAACTCTTCAGCTATCCACCAAACAGCCAG GCCGGCGGCCACTGCAAGAACATCCCTACCTTGGAGTACGGCTTCTTAGTGCAG ATAATGAAGTACTCAGAGCAGAGGATCCCCACGCTCAACGAGTACTGCGTGGTGTGTGACGAGCAGCACGTCTTTCAGAATGGATCCATGCTGAAG CCGGCTGTGTGCACcagggagctgtgtgtgttctccttcTACACTCTGGGTGTGATgtctggagctgctgaggaAGTGGCGACCGGAGCGGAG GTggtggacctgctggtggcTATGTGTCGAGCTGCTCTCGAGTCTCCCCGCAAGAGCATCATCTTTGAGCCCTACCCATCAGTCGTGGACCCCAATGACCCCAAGACGCTTGCCTTCAACCCAAAG aagaagaattaTGAGAGACTGCAGAAAGCGTTGGACAGCGTCATGTCCATCCGGGAAATGACCCAG ggCTCATATCTAGAGATCAAGAAACAGATGGACAAACTTGACCCTCTGGCCCACCCTCTGCTACAGTG GATTATTTCCAGTAACAGGTCCCATATCGTCAAGCTGCCTCTGAGTAGG CAACTGAAATTCATGCACACCTCCCACCAGTTCCTGCTGCTCAGCAGCCCCCCGGCCAAGGAGGCTCGTTTTCGCACTGCCAAGAAGCTGTACGGCAGCACCTTCGCCTTCCA TGGTTCCCATATAGAGAACTGGCACTCTGTTCTGAGAAATGGACTAGTCAATGCCTCTTATACCAAACTGCAG CTGCATGGGGCAGCGTACGGAAAGGGCATCTATCTGAGCCCCATCTCCAGCATATCTTTTGGATACTCAG GAATGGGGAAAGGACAGCACCGCATGCCCACCAAAGATGAACTGGTGCAGCGTTACAACCGAATGAACACCATCCCACAG AGCCGTCCAATACAATCGAGGTTTCTTCAGAGTCGAAACCTGAACTGCATCGCTCTGTGCGAAG TTATCACATCGAAGGATCTGCAGAAACACGGCAACATCTGGGTGTGTCCGGTGTCCGACCACGTCTGTACTCGCttcttttttgt GTATGAGGACGGCCAAGTAGGAGATGCCAACATCAACACCCAGGAGCCTAAGGTGCAGAAGGAGATCATGCGTGTGATTGGGACCCAGATCTACTCCAGCTAA
- the LOC119017699 gene encoding protein mono-ADP-ribosyltransferase PARP6 isoform X4, translating to MDIKGQCWTDEESDGENESEQFLYGIQCCLLQGSCAADLYRHPQLDADIEAVKDIYTDSAVSVREYGTIDDVDIDLHINIGFLDEEVATAWKVIRTEPIILRLRFSLSQYLDGPEPSVEVFQPSNKEGFSLGLQLKKILSTFTSQQWKHLSNEFLKAQQEKRHSWFKAGGTIKKFRAGLSIFSPIPKSPSFPLIQDTVLKGKLSVPELRVTRLMNRSISCTMKNPKGELFSYPPNSQTVAVPAARAPAQITTRQLIELFFSSQAGGHCKNIPTLEYGFLVQIMKYSEQRIPTLNEYCVVCDEQHVFQNGSMLKPAVCTRELCVFSFYTLGVMSGAAEEVATGAEVVDLLVAMCRAALESPRKSIIFEPYPSVVDPNDPKTLAFNPKKNYERLQKALDSVMSIREMTQGSYLEIKKQMDKLDPLAHPLLQWIISSNRSHIVKLPLSRQLKFMHTSHQFLLLSSPPAKEARFRTAKKLYGSTFAFHGSHIENWHSVLRNGLVNASYTKLQLHGAAYGKGIYLSPISSISFGYSGMGKGQHRMPTKDELVQRYNRMNTIPQSRPIQSRFLQSRNLNCIALCEVITSKDLQKHGNIWVCPVSDHVCTRFFFVYEDGQVGDANINTQEPKVQKEIMRVIGTQIYSS from the exons ATG GACATCAAAGGCCAGTGTTGGACAGATGAGGAGTCGGACGGGGAGAACGAGTCGGAACAGTTCCTGTATGGTATTCAG TGCTGCTTGTTACAGGGGAGCTGTGCCGCCGACCTGTACCGCCATCCTCAACTGGACGCAGATATTGAGGCGGTAAAAGACATCTACACCGACAGCGCTGTCTCTGTTAG GGAGTATGGAACAATTGATGACGTGGACATCGATCTTCATATTAACATCGGTTTCTTAGAT GAGGAGGTTGCGACAGCTTGGAAAGTTATCAGAACAGAGCCCATTATTCTGAGACTGcgcttttctctttctcagtaCCTCGATGGACCTG AGCCGTCAGTGGAAGTGTTCCAGCCCTCCAATAAAGAAGGCTTCAGCCTGGGCCTGCAGCTCAAAAA GATCCTGAGCACGTTCACCTCACAGCAGTGGAAGCACCTCAGTAATGAGTTCCTCAAGGCACAGCAGGAGAAGCGGCACAGCTGGTTCAAAGCCGGAGGAACCATCAAGAAGTTCCGTGCCGGGCTCAGCATCTTCTCCCCCATACCCAa gtCTCCAAGTTTTCCTCTGATCCAAGACACGGTTTTAAAAGGGAAGCTGAGCGTCCCTGAGCTGAGAGTGACCCGCCTGATGAATCGCTCTATCTCGTGCACCATGAAGAACCCTAAAGGGGAACTCTTCAGCTATCCACCAAACAGCCAG ACTGTGGCTGTCCCGGCGGCCAGGGCCCCAGCGCAGATTACCACGAGGCAGCTGATTGAATTGTTTTTCTCATCCCAGGCCGGCGGCCACTGCAAGAACATCCCTACCTTGGAGTACGGCTTCTTAGTGCAG ATAATGAAGTACTCAGAGCAGAGGATCCCCACGCTCAACGAGTACTGCGTGGTGTGTGACGAGCAGCACGTCTTTCAGAATGGATCCATGCTGAAG CCGGCTGTGTGCACcagggagctgtgtgtgttctccttcTACACTCTGGGTGTGATgtctggagctgctgaggaAGTGGCGACCGGAGCGGAG GTggtggacctgctggtggcTATGTGTCGAGCTGCTCTCGAGTCTCCCCGCAAGAGCATCATCTTTGAGCCCTACCCATCAGTCGTGGACCCCAATGACCCCAAGACGCTTGCCTTCAACCCAAAG aagaattaTGAGAGACTGCAGAAAGCGTTGGACAGCGTCATGTCCATCCGGGAAATGACCCAG ggCTCATATCTAGAGATCAAGAAACAGATGGACAAACTTGACCCTCTGGCCCACCCTCTGCTACAGTG GATTATTTCCAGTAACAGGTCCCATATCGTCAAGCTGCCTCTGAGTAGG CAACTGAAATTCATGCACACCTCCCACCAGTTCCTGCTGCTCAGCAGCCCCCCGGCCAAGGAGGCTCGTTTTCGCACTGCCAAGAAGCTGTACGGCAGCACCTTCGCCTTCCA TGGTTCCCATATAGAGAACTGGCACTCTGTTCTGAGAAATGGACTAGTCAATGCCTCTTATACCAAACTGCAG CTGCATGGGGCAGCGTACGGAAAGGGCATCTATCTGAGCCCCATCTCCAGCATATCTTTTGGATACTCAG GAATGGGGAAAGGACAGCACCGCATGCCCACCAAAGATGAACTGGTGCAGCGTTACAACCGAATGAACACCATCCCACAG AGCCGTCCAATACAATCGAGGTTTCTTCAGAGTCGAAACCTGAACTGCATCGCTCTGTGCGAAG TTATCACATCGAAGGATCTGCAGAAACACGGCAACATCTGGGTGTGTCCGGTGTCCGACCACGTCTGTACTCGCttcttttttgt GTATGAGGACGGCCAAGTAGGAGATGCCAACATCAACACCCAGGAGCCTAAGGTGCAGAAGGAGATCATGCGTGTGATTGGGACCCAGATCTACTCCAGCTAA
- the LOC119017699 gene encoding protein mono-ADP-ribosyltransferase PARP6 isoform X5, protein MDIKGQCWTDEESDGENESEQFLYGIQGSCAADLYRHPQLDADIEAVKDIYTDSAVSVREYGTIDDVDIDLHINIGFLDEEVATAWKVIRTEPIILRLRFSLSQYLDGPEPSVEVFQPSNKEGFSLGLQLKKILSTFTSQQWKHLSNEFLKAQQEKRHSWFKAGGTIKKFRAGLSIFSPIPKSPSFPLIQDTVLKGKLSVPELRVTRLMNRSISCTMKNPKGELFSYPPNSQTVAVPAARAPAQITTRQLIELFFSSQAGGHCKNIPTLEYGFLVQIMKYSEQRIPTLNEYCVVCDEQHVFQNGSMLKPAVCTRELCVFSFYTLGVMSGAAEEVATGAEVVDLLVAMCRAALESPRKSIIFEPYPSVVDPNDPKTLAFNPKKKNYERLQKALDSVMSIREMTQGSYLEIKKQMDKLDPLAHPLLQWIISSNRSHIVKLPLSRQLKFMHTSHQFLLLSSPPAKEARFRTAKKLYGSTFAFHGSHIENWHSVLRNGLVNASYTKLQLHGAAYGKGIYLSPISSISFGYSGMGKGQHRMPTKDELVQRYNRMNTIPQSRPIQSRFLQSRNLNCIALCEVITSKDLQKHGNIWVCPVSDHVCTRFFFVYEDGQVGDANINTQEPKVQKEIMRVIGTQIYSS, encoded by the exons ATG GACATCAAAGGCCAGTGTTGGACAGATGAGGAGTCGGACGGGGAGAACGAGTCGGAACAGTTCCTGTATGGTATTCAG GGGAGCTGTGCCGCCGACCTGTACCGCCATCCTCAACTGGACGCAGATATTGAGGCGGTAAAAGACATCTACACCGACAGCGCTGTCTCTGTTAG GGAGTATGGAACAATTGATGACGTGGACATCGATCTTCATATTAACATCGGTTTCTTAGAT GAGGAGGTTGCGACAGCTTGGAAAGTTATCAGAACAGAGCCCATTATTCTGAGACTGcgcttttctctttctcagtaCCTCGATGGACCTG AGCCGTCAGTGGAAGTGTTCCAGCCCTCCAATAAAGAAGGCTTCAGCCTGGGCCTGCAGCTCAAAAA GATCCTGAGCACGTTCACCTCACAGCAGTGGAAGCACCTCAGTAATGAGTTCCTCAAGGCACAGCAGGAGAAGCGGCACAGCTGGTTCAAAGCCGGAGGAACCATCAAGAAGTTCCGTGCCGGGCTCAGCATCTTCTCCCCCATACCCAa gtCTCCAAGTTTTCCTCTGATCCAAGACACGGTTTTAAAAGGGAAGCTGAGCGTCCCTGAGCTGAGAGTGACCCGCCTGATGAATCGCTCTATCTCGTGCACCATGAAGAACCCTAAAGGGGAACTCTTCAGCTATCCACCAAACAGCCAG ACTGTGGCTGTCCCGGCGGCCAGGGCCCCAGCGCAGATTACCACGAGGCAGCTGATTGAATTGTTTTTCTCATCCCAGGCCGGCGGCCACTGCAAGAACATCCCTACCTTGGAGTACGGCTTCTTAGTGCAG ATAATGAAGTACTCAGAGCAGAGGATCCCCACGCTCAACGAGTACTGCGTGGTGTGTGACGAGCAGCACGTCTTTCAGAATGGATCCATGCTGAAG CCGGCTGTGTGCACcagggagctgtgtgtgttctccttcTACACTCTGGGTGTGATgtctggagctgctgaggaAGTGGCGACCGGAGCGGAG GTggtggacctgctggtggcTATGTGTCGAGCTGCTCTCGAGTCTCCCCGCAAGAGCATCATCTTTGAGCCCTACCCATCAGTCGTGGACCCCAATGACCCCAAGACGCTTGCCTTCAACCCAAAG aagaagaattaTGAGAGACTGCAGAAAGCGTTGGACAGCGTCATGTCCATCCGGGAAATGACCCAG ggCTCATATCTAGAGATCAAGAAACAGATGGACAAACTTGACCCTCTGGCCCACCCTCTGCTACAGTG GATTATTTCCAGTAACAGGTCCCATATCGTCAAGCTGCCTCTGAGTAGG CAACTGAAATTCATGCACACCTCCCACCAGTTCCTGCTGCTCAGCAGCCCCCCGGCCAAGGAGGCTCGTTTTCGCACTGCCAAGAAGCTGTACGGCAGCACCTTCGCCTTCCA TGGTTCCCATATAGAGAACTGGCACTCTGTTCTGAGAAATGGACTAGTCAATGCCTCTTATACCAAACTGCAG CTGCATGGGGCAGCGTACGGAAAGGGCATCTATCTGAGCCCCATCTCCAGCATATCTTTTGGATACTCAG GAATGGGGAAAGGACAGCACCGCATGCCCACCAAAGATGAACTGGTGCAGCGTTACAACCGAATGAACACCATCCCACAG AGCCGTCCAATACAATCGAGGTTTCTTCAGAGTCGAAACCTGAACTGCATCGCTCTGTGCGAAG TTATCACATCGAAGGATCTGCAGAAACACGGCAACATCTGGGTGTGTCCGGTGTCCGACCACGTCTGTACTCGCttcttttttgt GTATGAGGACGGCCAAGTAGGAGATGCCAACATCAACACCCAGGAGCCTAAGGTGCAGAAGGAGATCATGCGTGTGATTGGGACCCAGATCTACTCCAGCTAA